Part of the Halorhabdus utahensis DSM 12940 genome, GTGGCGTCGTCGAGAAGCGCGACGGCGAGTACGCGCTCGCCGATCGTGCGGCTGTCAAGCGGGCGCTCGGCATGGAGGCAGAGACGAACGATCGAACGGCGGGGACTTCTACGGGCAATAACTCGGCAGGGAGCTTCTTCAAGGATATCTCGATACCGGACCTGCACGTCGAGCGGCCGGTGGCGACGCTAGGGCTCGTCGGCGCGCTCGCGTTGGTGGTTCCTGTTGCTGTCGGTGATCCAGAATCGGTTTGCCGGGCAGTTAACGCTGTTCACGGCGGTGTTCGGCGGGTTGGGGTTCGTGCACGTGGCTGCGTGGGTGGATCTGGCGGCGTATCTACAGCCGTTCGGTTATGAGGCGGGGAAGTCAGAGGAACGTGGGTTGTCCTCGGGTGAAGACGTCACCGAAACGGAGGACCTGGAGTGGCCGGAGCGGCGGCACGCGTTGTCGTTGATGGGGCTCTGGCTGGGTGTCGGGTCGCTCGGGATTTTGAACACGCCGATCAAGCACTCTCAGTTGTTGATCGACGAGTCGATGTACTAGGCTGCCCAGTTCATGCGGGAGTATTCTGCGGAACGAGGGTGGAAGTATCCCGAAAACTACGTGTTCAGTTCGTGGGGGCGCAATCGGGTGTATAACTGGTTCGTGAACGGGGAATCTTCGAGCTATGGATTTGCATTTGGGAATTATGAGGGGTTCATCAACTCTGGAAATGGCGGGGAATGGTATGAGCGATTACGGAATCGCGTCGGATTTATAGTCGTAAACCAAGAATCGCCCGAATGGGAGCGAACAGAGACAATTCACGATGAACTCAGAAGCGACGAGCTCGGGGCCGGGACGGATCACTACCGCATTGTCTGGATGGATAATTGCGATTCGTTGCGGGTGTTTACGCTCGTTCCGGGGGCGAAAGTGACTGGTCCTGCGCCGGCGAACTCAACTGTGACCATCGACATGTCGGCGGAGATTGGTGGGGAATCACAATCGATTACGATGGAGTCGGATATCGGTGAGCACGGTGTCTATCAGGAGATATTACCATTACCTGGGACGTGCGAGATTGATAATACGAGAATTACTGTTTCTGAGAACGATGTCCTGGAGGGAGCACTTCGTTCGGGATTTAAGCGGGACGGATTTGCCTATTGGTCGTTCGATGAGGGTACGGATGAGTGGGCTTATGATCGCGTTAGTGGACACCATGGGCGGATCCACGGTGCCGAGTGGACCGATGGCGGGCAGTCAGGGTCGACATTAACTTTTGACGGACAGGATCAGACTATGTAGAGGCATCCACAAAGTCGTTACAGGAGTTTACGATTGGCCCATCGGCGTACCCAACGGCACTTGATTTCACAGATGTGTATGATTGGGTTGTACTCTTACGAACAACAAGCGGGGCTCTTCTAAACCTGGAACAAAACGGGACAGTGAGTTTCCAGCTATCGAGGTACGACGGGGAACCATTGAGAGCTGGTAGAGTTGAGAAGAAAACATGGTCACAGATCGTGGTGACATACGACGGATCAGCTCGGAAAATATTCATCGACAGCACACAAAAGGCACGTGACGAGGTTTCCGCGGGAGAATTAAACTAGGGAGAGAAACCCTGTATTGGCAACCGCTTCTTTACACCCTCGGGAAATGGCTATGCAGGGTCGCTCGATGAGATACGGATTTATGATCGAGTTCTTCCTCCTGCTGAAATTAACGAGATGATCGAGTAGAACTGGAATCACCATAGTCAAGGTTCCGCGAATACTCTTCTAAATCATAGGCAGGCAGACGAATATCATGAAATTCTGTATTCGAGACGACGATACAAATTACTACACCGGTCCATCTGTATTGGAATCCGTTTTTGGATCAATATGGGACGATGTTCCGATCACTCTCGCTTGTATTCCTATGATCTCTCCAGATTCAGATGCCCTGGTTAAGCCGACTGAATCATTACCTATGCCGATAGGGGAAAACGAAGAATTGGTCTCGTATTTAAATGATCGATTGCGGGATGGTTCCGTCGAACTTGCTCTACATGGTTATCACCACGATGCACCCAACGGAGATCCGGAATTCGTCTCCGGAGAACGACTAGCTGAGAAGGTTAAAGATGGACGTGATCAATTAGAAAGCGCGTTTGAGAGCACGATTCAATTATTCGCCCCACCCCACGTTCGTCTGTCGAATAAAGGAGTACGAGCGGTTCAAAATGCAGGGCTGGACATTGTCCGAGGATACGGCCCCCGTCCAAGAGAGGGTCAGTTACATCCGAAATGGTGGGCTAGTTACGCGAAGTTCCTGGCTTTCTATGCCCGTTACCGTAAGGAATTTCGATATCCGTTCCCGATTGACTACGGAACTCACCGGGAAGTCTATTCTCACCGTCTCAATCGTCAAACCGATCTCGACTGGTGTAAGCGTGCCTTCGATTACATCGAGAGCAAAGACGGTGTTTTTTGTCTGTCTGTTCACGCTCATGGATTGAACCAAACCGGACAAAAAAAGTTAGAGGAGATGGTCTCGTATGCGAAACAGCACGATCCGGATTTCGTTACAGCAAGTGCTGCGATAGCTGAATTCAACCCTTGATCATCTCGACGATATCGAATAGATCGGATCTGACAGTGCGATTCAGGGCAACCAGTACAATCGCGAATATAGCACCCCCGACGATTACCAGTGAGATGAGGGACACGATGTTTGAGGGAACCATTTTTGAGAGGAGTTTGACGGCCACGAACATGACACCGGAAGCGACGACGCCGGCGAACAGTTGTTTGAACTTTGGATACCCGACTCGGTCGGCTAATAACTGGAACAGGAGCATTGCGAGAACGATATACGAGATGAGGCTGCTGATGGCTGCGCCAACGATGCCGATCCACGAGATCAAGAAGAGATTGACAACTGCATTGAGTACGGCTGCCGAGAGACTTGCACGTGCTACCCCTTTATCGATGTTGTAACTGTATCCCAATTGGACGAGGATCCTCGATAGACTGTAGGGGATCCGTCCGGCCAGGAGTACGACCAGGGGCAAATATGCTGCGGCATAGCTTGTGCCGAAAATGATCGTAACGAGATCAGTTCCGATGGCAAGTGCACCAGCGAGGGGAGCGACCATTAGCACACTGATATAAAAGAATAGTTTGCCAGTACATCGCTGTATCTCGTGGTGGTTTTCTCGATCAACAGCCTCAGCAAATCGCGGATAGAAAACTGATGCCACGGCATTAGTGGCGGTCAATCCAACCGCGGAGAGCCGCCACGCGACTTCGTAGATCGCAACCATTTCTGGGGTTGAAATTGCGCCAATGAGTAGTGTATCGACCCATTCCTGACCAAGGCTCCCCAACCCTGTAGCCGTTAGATCTACAATTTTCCGAGCGAGGTCTTGAAGCTCTTTCAGTTGTGGTATCCCCGACGGACTGATATTCATCATTAGAACGCCACCTCCGAATTCGAAAAATTTCCCACAAAACAACCCCGCCATGAGAGCGAATCGCGGGTCAATACCAAAAATAATTGCAACACTTCCGATAAAGTATGTAAGGACCTTCTGAATTGTCCGTAGGATCATGGCGCGGGTATTCTTTTTTTCGCCCCGAAGTACAGCACCTGTGAGAAGAGAGAAAGTACTCACAGGCAGCAAGATGAGAAGTGCCACTCCGAACGTTTGCCCGACAAAGCCGTTGATGACCGGCTGAGCAAGAAAAATACAGACAATAAGTAGTACCGTAACGATGCCCTCAAAAACTGTAGCAGTCATTAACTCCTTTTCCGGACTCGAAGACTGGTTGATTCGTCTGGTTATATTCGTTGAGACACCAGTCGCGCCAATAAACGATATAACACCAAGAATCGCCACTAAGAGAAAGTAAGATCCTAGGATACTCTGTGGAACCAACTGCGCATATGCGATAACTCCGAGAAAACTCGCCAACTGCCCGATCAATTCAAATCCGCCTGTCCCGAAGATTTGTTTAACTATTGTACGGTGAGAAGATGAGGACATATTGTGTTGAATATTCCGAAGACAGACTACTTAGAATTGTTATCGTCGGAAATTATATCAATAATTTTATTAGTGTGCTTATCCCATGGGTTTTCTTTAGCAGTTTGTAATGCTTTATCTCCCATCTGTTTTCTTTCTTCTGGATTATCTCGCAAGTATTGAAGTTTATTGGCAATCACGTCTGAATCTCTAGTTTCCACAATATATCCCTCCTCACCGTCAGTCATTACATCTCGTGCTCCGGTATATTCTGTAGAAATAACAGGGAGTCCTGAGGCCATCGCTTCAAGTATTACTTTTCCGAATCCTTCCGAAAGGGAAGGAAAGCAAAACACGGACGCATTTTGGTAGTAATTTCGAGGTTCAACATACCCGGGTGTCTTTAGGTTGTTTATATTTTTCTCCTCAATGATCTCTTCCAATTCTGGAGAGATCCTACCACCAAGAATGAGTTGGGCTTCGTTATCATATTCCCATCCATTTTTTTGCCACGCATCAAGAAGGTAAGGAACCCCCTTATTTATATTTATACTTCCAATAAATAAAACTGTGAATTTATCTATGTCTTCAGTTTTGGTGGGGTAGTCATCTGAATTCACTCCAAACGGAGCAAGATCTATCTTATTTTCCGGTACACCTCCGTTTATAAGCGATTCTTTAACAAATTTTGAGATAGCTATGACTTTGTCTGCCTTGTTTATCGTTTCCTCTCTTCTTTTTATTCTCTTTTTGGGTATTGGGTAGCTATTAATTGTATATTTTTTATATT contains:
- a CDS encoding DUF2334 domain-containing protein, which encodes MKFCIRDDDTNYYTGPSVLESVFGSIWDDVPITLACIPMISPDSDALVKPTESLPMPIGENEELVSYLNDRLRDGSVELALHGYHHDAPNGDPEFVSGERLAEKVKDGRDQLESAFESTIQLFAPPHVRLSNKGVRAVQNAGLDIVRGYGPRPREGQLHPKWWASYAKFLAFYARYRKEFRYPFPIDYGTHREVYSHRLNRQTDLDWCKRAFDYIESKDGVFCLSVHAHGLNQTGQKKLEEMVSYAKQHDPDFVTASAAIAEFNP
- a CDS encoding lipopolysaccharide biosynthesis protein, whose translation is MSSSSHRTIVKQIFGTGGFELIGQLASFLGVIAYAQLVPQSILGSYFLLVAILGVISFIGATGVSTNITRRINQSSSPEKELMTATVFEGIVTVLLIVCIFLAQPVINGFVGQTFGVALLILLPVSTFSLLTGAVLRGEKKNTRAMILRTIQKVLTYFIGSVAIIFGIDPRFALMAGLFCGKFFEFGGGVLMMNISPSGIPQLKELQDLARKIVDLTATGLGSLGQEWVDTLLIGAISTPEMVAIYEVAWRLSAVGLTATNAVASVFYPRFAEAVDRENHHEIQRCTGKLFFYISVLMVAPLAGALAIGTDLVTIIFGTSYAAAYLPLVVLLAGRIPYSLSRILVQLGYSYNIDKGVARASLSAAVLNAVVNLFLISWIGIVGAAISSLISYIVLAMLLFQLLADRVGYPKFKQLFAGVVASGVMFVAVKLLSKMVPSNIVSLISLVIVGGAIFAIVLVALNRTVRSDLFDIVEMIKG
- a CDS encoding glycosyltransferase family 4 protein: MTDVSLVGYADIGSQPGQDFTELANALFDERILSQAYCRGIEGTELPEERVTTPIPFGRRFPRLINGIGRHVYDIQNRYYSEYMFDYYSAKRISKTDDIQLHFSPGYPKTLEKGKEHSDQVIVRTATEYEREKKKRLAPEYKKYTINSYPIPKKRIKRREETINKADKVIAISKFVKESLINGGVPENKIDLAPFGVNSDDYPTKTEDIDKFTVLFIGSININKGVPYLLDAWQKNGWEYDNEAQLILGGRISPELEEIIEEKNINNLKTPGYVEPRNYYQNASVFCFPSLSEGFGKVILEAMASGLPVISTEYTGARDVMTDGEEGYIVETRDSDVIANKLQYLRDNPEERKQMGDKALQTAKENPWDKHTNKIIDIISDDNNSK